The Hydra vulgaris chromosome 11, alternate assembly HydraT2T_AEP genome contains a region encoding:
- the LOC136087099 gene encoding uncharacterized protein LOC136087099 has product MRLNVSTVGTLTYSISKYLFNIVQPTLNLNETRLKNSQQFVDTAKLWEIDKNEVQVSFDVVNLYPSVPIKEAIIILVERLRNNQSFISKLTFEEIRLLLKLCLSHCYFLYENDIHELENSGPIGLALMVVVAECFLQYHESNALSLELNNNIHVKLFKRDVDDTHSMFQVEEDAQKFLDLLNKQHKSIQYTRESADLTNTLSYLMFQLPTIKPVHIVLKYIAKMQSQTFKLNRIHAMNRTHPKVINGVFIGFIHRALRLCTINNIDDELSFFIDVFVENGHTRKSL; this is encoded by the coding sequence atGAGGTTAAATGTAAGCACCGTTGGTACACTTACATATAGCATctctaaatatttattcaatattgtACAACCCActctaaatttaaatgaaacgCGTTTAAAAAATTCCCAACAGTTTGTGGATACAGCAAAATTATGGGAAATTGATAAGAATGAGGTTCAGGTCTCTTTTGATGTTGTTAATTTGTACCCTTCGGTCCCGATTAAAGAAGCAATCATTATACTAGTTGAAAGATTAAGAAACAACCAGAGCTTTATATCTAAATTAACTTTTGAAGAGATCAggttacttttaaaactttgtctttctcattgctattttttatatgaaaatgaCATTCATGAGCTCGAAAACTCCGGACCAATAGGGTTAGCTCTTATGGTGGTAGTTGCTGAGTGTTTTTTACAATATCATGAAAGTAATGCTCTTTCACTGGAGCTTAACAACAACATCCATGTGAAATTATTCAAAAGAGATGTCGATGATACTCATTCAATGTTCCAAGTAGAAGAAGATGCGCAAAAGTTTTTAGATCTACTTAACAAACAACACAAAAGTATTCAATACACAAGGGAATCTGCCGACTTAACTAATACATTAAGCTATCTTATGTTTCAGTTACCAACAATAAAACCGGTACATATCGTTTTAAAATACATCGCAAAAATGCAATCacaaacattcaaattaaaccGAATTCATGCCATGAACCGAACTCACCCTAAAGTTATCAATGGTGTCTTTATTGGTTTCATCCATAGAGCATTACGTTTATGCACAATAAATAACATTGATGATGAGTTGTCGTTTTTTATTGatgtatttgtagaaaacgGCCATACGAGGAAAAGTCTGTAA
- the LOC136087100 gene encoding uncharacterized protein LOC136087100, which produces MKMELCVDINNSLTKMVAPSISQEISDTVMDYLNINGGIVSLKNPDLVLTNRHFLQICKEKDKFNLTWPNLSVFFTSLFKYPISRVMLIKCLQKSKDFIAKVNRAKNFDLRKYFLSSALSFIGAFPDVVGLSPSNACSTPTSIHNSDIVPNQITVSVSSDLNLQIANDDFLCSVTPNSIVYTPLGNDSENFLLEAQVNEVNLPVSNSDKKLPILSGDLAYQIKKYKQRINYLKLQNRQINKRCNEYKRKYQAILSKYNVRNVNKREVRKDCRINQLLQKNFRLEKEIDLARKRSQSDRQKAWYFKKKIENTVLKTSDEANDSILKESLNYFENLSEELKERVNFFEKNVIDVFEGGRYNDEIRSVYYDLLSKNVSVNNVESVIRTVLQKIFGC; this is translated from the exons ATGAAAATGGAGTTGt gtgttgACATTAACAATAGTCTCACCAAAATGGTTGCTCCATCTATAAGTCAAGAaa tatctgACACTGTTATGGATTATCTTAATATTAATGGAGGCATTGTATCCCTCAAAAATCCAGATTTGGTTTTAACCAATCgccattttttacaaatttgtaaagaaaaagataaatttaacttGACATGGCCAAATCTTTCAGTATTTTTTACATCCTTGTTTAAATACCCTATATCTAGAGTTATGCTGATCAAGTGCCTTCAAAAGTCAAAAGATTTTATTGCAAAAGTAAATCGTgccaaaaattttgatttaagaaagtattttttaagcTCTGCTTTATCTTTTATTGGTGCTTTTCCGGATGTTGTTGGTTTGTCACCTTCTAATGCTTGTTCTACCCCAACTTCTATCCACAATAGTGATATTGTTCCAAATCAAATTACTGTTTCTGTATCTTCTGATTTGAACTTGCAAATTGCTAATGATGATTTTTTGTGTTCGGTTACCCCAAACTCTATTGTATACACCCCTTTAGGAAATGATTCTGAAAATTTTCTTCTTGAAGCGCAAGTTAATGAAGTGAATCTGCCAGTTTCCAATTCAGATAAAAAACTACCTATATTATCAGGTGATTTGgcctatcaaataaaaaaatacaaacagagaattaattatcttaaattacaaaacagacaaattaataaaagatgtaatgaatataaaagaaaatatcaagCAATCTTGTCAAAATATAATGTCAGAAATGTCAACAAAAGAGAAGTTAGAAAGGATTGTAGGATTAACcaattgttgcaaaaaaattttagattagaaaaagaaattgatttggCTAGAAAACGTTCACAATCAGATAGACAAAAGGCATggtattttaagaaaaaaattgaaaacactGTTTTGAAAACATCTGATGAAGCGAATGACTCAATCTTAAAGGAGAgtttaaattactttgaaaatcttTCAGAAGAGCTGAAGGAAAGagttaacttttttgaaaaaaatgtaattgatgtttttgaagGAGGTAGATATAATGATGAAATTCGCTCTGTATATTATGAccttttaagtaaaaatgtttctgttAACAATGTTGAATCAGTTATCAGAACTGTACTACAAAAAATCTTTGGCTGCTga